Below is a window of Leucobacter chromiiresistens DNA.
ACGCCGTCGACGACCTCGACGGGCTCGCCGAGCGCGGCGGAGCCGTTCGAGAACTGCACGGTGCCCGCCTGGTCAGCGGGGGTGACGTCGGCGGTGAGGGTGACCTCGGCGCCTGCGCGCACGCTCTCGACGTCGGCCTGGAGCGTCGTCGAGGTCTTGACGATCGGAGCGCCGTAGTTCAGGCGCACTTCCTGCTCCTGCGCCGCGTTGGTGACGCCGCCTGCCGCGTAGGTGAAGACGCCGTAGCTGCCGTCCACCGGCGCGGGCTTCGCAGCGTCGCGATCCTGCAGCGTCGCCGTCCACTCGAACGAGCCGTCGGCGTTCAGCTCGACCCACTGGCCGCGCACGGCGCCCTGGTACTGGGTCGGAATCGCGTTCAGCGTGTCTTCCGTCAGCACCCAGCCCTGAGTCGCGCTGAGTCGCTGCGTCGACGCGGCGCCCGCCGAGGGCTTCCAGTTCTCGGCGAACTCGCCGAATACGACGTACGTGCCCTGGGGCAGCGTGTTCGGGATCGGCATGCCGCGGCCGCCGACGTTCGCCTCGGGATCGAAGCCCTGGCCCTTGACGACGAGCTTGTCGCCCGCCGAGACGCGGGTGTCGCCGACCGGCGTCACGCCGTCCTCGAGGTAGACGTCGATCTTCGGAGCCCAGACCTTCTGCTCCTCGACCGTGACGGTCGCGCTCGTCGTCGTCGTCGATGCGGCGAACGCCGAAGCGTCGGTGGGCGTGAACTTCGCCTCGACCGCGTTCGCGCCGACCGGAAGTGTGTCGATGCTGAACTTCGCGACGCCGTTCGCGACCGGGATCGCCGGCGAGATCTCGCCGACGCCGTTGGCGGTGCGGTTCGTGAACGTGACCGACCCCGCCGCCTCTGCCGGTGCGACGGTCGCCGTGAACTCGACGCTGTCGCCCTGGGTGACCTTCGACGCGCTCGCGGCGATCGACGTGGTGGTCTCCGTTGCGGGAACCGCGCTGACGGGTGCGGTGAAGGTGATCGGATCGAGCGCTGTGCCAGCCGGATACTGAGAGAGAGCCTTAGCACCTTCAGTTGTCAGTGTCGTCGGAGCGGAAGTCCAGGTGTACGTCGAACCGGAAGCGCTCGGTGCAGGGAGCGCGATATCCGCGAAGTGCACGTCATCGAGCGAGTAGCGCTCGCCGACGGCGCCCGCCTGAGCGCCCGCGAACTCGCGGCCGTCGACATCGAAGTAGAGCTCGGCGGTCGATGCCGACGTCACCTTGACCTGCGGCTGCGTCAGCGAGAGGTCAAGACTGTAATCGTCACCGCTCGCGTGGCCCTGGAAGTGCACCCCGTCGTTCTCTCCGAAGGCGATCTCGAGACCCGAACCGTCGAGGTTCGCGGTGCCTGATCCGCCCGCCCACGCGTACGGACCCGATCCGGTGGTCGCACCGAGGTTCGTCACTTTGCCGTTGGCGATCGTGCCAGTGATGTAGTTGCGGAACGACGACTTCACGCCCCAGCTGAGCGTCGCGTCTGCCACGACTCCGTCGCCCGGAGCGGCGTTCGCCGCCACGGGTGCGAGCGCCAGGCCGCTGGCGACGAGCAAGCCCGTCGTCGCGGTGGCGAGCACACGCCGCCAGTTCTTCTGTGCAGTCATGAAGAGTGCACTCCTTATCTGTTTTGGTATTGGCCACCGCGCAAACAGCAACCCGCTCATCGGATTGAACTGAGGCTCCCCTAACCTGCAGTACCGCATATAGTCTGACGATTTTCATCAGACGTTGCAACTCTTGCGTTATCTTCCGCTCCCATCCCGCCGGTCGCACGGATCCCGGCGCGCCCCGCCGCCCCGCTCCGCCCCGCTTCGCTCCGCGCAGGGCGAACGACGCGCCCTGCGCCTGCACACGTCGCGGGCGTACACTGGCCGAGCCAATTACGACACCGGAGGTCGCCATGAGCAAGCCCATCGATTCGGCCGACTACCCGTTCCAGCTCAGCGAGAGCGAGTGGCGCGAACGCCTCGCGCCTGATGAGTACGCCGTGCTGCGCAATCAGGGCACCGAGCGGGCGGGCACCGGTGAGTTGCTCGACGAGGAGCGCGACGGCCTGTACCGTTGCCGCGCCTGCAGCAACGAGCTCTTCGTCGCGGGCACGAAGTTCGACTCGGGCTGCGGATGGCCGAGCTTCTACGAGAGCGTGCGTCCCGGCGCGGTCGAACTCCTCGAAGACCGGAGCCTCGGCATGGTGCGCACCGAAGTGCGCTGCGCTCGCTGCGGCTCGCACCTCGGCCACGTCTTCCCCGACGGATTCGGCACCCCGACGGGCGACCGCTACTGCATGAACTCGCTCTCGCTGAGCTTCGAGCCCGGCGCGCAGCCCGGCGAGCCTGGCGCGGAGCGCGACGACGCATGAGCGAGTACGGGGGGCCGGCGTACCGCGCGCTGCGGCGCCGGCGCTCTCACTCGAAGGTCACGGAGGAGGCGCCGAGCCGCGAGGAGCTCGAGGCGTACGTCGCGGCGATGGCGAGCGTCTCCGATCACTCCCGCATGCGGCCGTGGCGCATCATCGAGTTGCGGGGCAAGGATCGCAAGAAACTCGCGAAAGGGCTGGCGAAGGCCTCGGGTGAGGATCGCGGCAAGTACATCGCGAAGATGACGCGCGCCCCGCTGGTGCTCGTCATCGTGGTCAGCCCGGGAGATACCCGTAAGGTGCCGCTCTGGGAGCAGGAGGCCGTCGCGAGCGGGGTGGCGCATCTCCTCGGGCTCCTGCTGCACGAGTCGGGGTGGGGCTCGATCTGGAAGAGCGGCACGCACACGCGCAGCAAGGCGGTGCGCAAAGCCCTGGGCGTGCGGAAGCCCGAGTATCTGCTCGGCTGGCTGCACGTGGGCGGGATCCCCGAGCGCGATCGGGCGGAGAAGCCTCGGAAGCCGCTGGATCTCTCGCGGCATCTCAGCGGACCGGGTTAGCCCTCCGTCGACCGGCGGCGGGAGGGGAGCGCGGCGACGACCACCGCGAGCAGTGCGACCGCCGATCCGGCGATCATGCCCTGCGTCAGCCCGCCCGCGAGCGGAGCGCCCGCTTCGAAGGCGACCGAGGCGATCAGCTGACCGGCGACGTTCGACATGCTGAGCAGCAGCACGCCTGCCGTGCGCACAAGCATCGCGGCGACGGCGATGAAGAGCGTGCCGATCACTCCGCCGATATAGAAGTACGGCGCCGTCGGCCACGCGGTCGGCCAGCCGTCGACGGCGACGGAGATCACCGCCATCACTGCGAGGATCGCCGTGCCGACGACGAAGTTCACGAACGTCGAGGTGACCGCGCTCTGCGCCGCGGCCCGCACGAGGCCGTTCACCATGGACTGCGCGGAGACCCCGACGCCGATGATCACGGGGAACACCATGAGCCAGGCGCCGTGCACGCCCCCGAATCCGACCGAGAGCGCCACGGCGACGATCGCGAGCGCGGTTCCGATCACGCGCATCGGGGTGGGGTCGATGCGTCCGCCCGGGCCGAGACCCGCGCGATCGAGCAGCAGTCCGCCGAGCACCTGGCCCGCGACGATGCCGACGGTGAACAGCGCGAGCCCCATGATCGGCGTGACGAGGCCCTGGGCGAGCACGAAGAAGGCGCCCCCCGCGCCGCCGAACAGCGTCCACACGGGCAGCGAGCGGGATCGCACCTCGTCGCGCAGGCGGACGAGCCCGGTACGACCCCTCCGCGTGATGAGCACCGCGATGCACATGACGATGAGCCCCGACCCGAAGGAGACGGCGGCCGTGACGTATCCGTTGCCGAGTTCCTGGCTCAGCCCTCCGTTGATGCGGGACTGCACGGCGACCAGCACGCCGGCGAGCCCCGAACCGATGAGGGCGGCCCAGACGGGAATCGAGGAATTCGGCACTCCTCCCACCTTACTCCGACTGCGGTCAGGCCTCTGACGCAGTTGCCCGAGCGCCGACTCCTCCGCCGATTCCCCGCCGAAACGCCCAGCCCCTGTCGGGATCGCGTCCGCCCGACAAGGGTTCGGTGAACGAGCGGGGGTTCGGCGGGAAGGCGCCGCGAGCGGAGCGAGTGGAGCCGCCTGTCGGACTCGCCCGCCGCGCTCGGAGCAACGCGCCAGCGTTGCGCGCGGCGAGCCGATGGAGCCTGCGACATCGGAGTCGGTTCGCAGGCCGAACAGCGGCGCCGCGAGCGGAGCGAGTGGAGCCGCCTGTCGGACTCGAACCGACCACCTGCGCTTTACAAGGGCGCTGCTCTACCAGATGAGCTAAGGCGGCGTGGGGGCGGACGATCGCTCGACCGCCCCGTTCAATCTTACTCGGAGTCGGCCGGAGCCTCGGCCGATGCGTTCTGCTGCTCGAGTTCGCTCTTGACCTTCAGCAGGTACGACTCGAGGTCGCCGTCGCGGCTCTGGCTCCACTGCTGACCGTTCACGATGACGGTCGGCGTGCTCACGAGGCGCTGCGGCTCGTCGGCGTCCTGCAGCGTCACGCCGTCGGCGCCGAGCAGCTGCGCTCCCTTGGCGAGACCCTGGATGCCCACTTCGCTGACCTGCTTGTAGTTCGCGGAGATGAAGCTGCCGAAGGTGCGATCCTTCACGCACTGGCGCAGTTCGGTGTCGGCCTCCGCGCCCGCGGCCTCGGCCTGCTCGATGAGCTGTTCGTCGGTGAGGCCGGTGGTGCTCTCGGCGGGCTGCACCTCGGCGCTGAGCAGCGCGTTGTTCAGCTTGAACGCGTAGCCGGGCTGCTGGTCGACGACGCAGGCGAAGAGGTTCGCGGCGCGCGTCGAGTACTTCGAGCCGAGTGAGGCGTTGTCGAGGAAGTTGAGGGGGTAGATCGTCATCTCGACGTCGCCCGCGCCCACGTAGTTCTCGAGCATGGTGCCGTACTGCTGCTCGAACTGGCCGCAGTAGGGGCACATGTAGTCGGCGTACACGGTGACCTCGACGGGGAGCTCGTCGAAGTTCTGCTCGGGCGCGACGCGCTCCTCGCCTGCGGGCAGCGCCGGGCCGGTGACGACCTTGAGGTCCTTGCCGAAGACTGCGCCGCCCGACGCCATGTTCTCGGGGCCGGGGCCGGCGGGCTTGATCGACTGCGTCAGCACGAGGGCGACGATCGCGAGTACCGCGATCACGCCGACGGCGATGCCGCCCTGCAGGAAGAGGCGATTGCGCTTCTCCCGCTTCTTCTCCTGCTCCCGCGCTGCGGCGGCCTCGGCGCGCGCCTGGGCGCGCCGCTCGTTCTTCGTGGGACGGGGGTTCGTCTCGTGTGCCATGGGTGTTCTCTCAGTCGGTCCGGCGGAGCGGATCACGGATCAGATCGGGGGCGCGAGCGCCCTACTTCTTCTTGGCGGAGCGGCGATCGGCGCGGTTCGTGGAGCCGTTGCCCGACTGCTGGCCGAATGCGCCGCGCGCCTGCTGCGCGGGCTTGCCGGCCCCCGCCTTCGGCTCGTCGGCACCGGTGACGGCCGGGGCGCCGTCCTCGTTCGGGGCGCTGTAGCTGAGCTTCGACTGGTCGGTCGCCTGCTCGGCTTCGAGGCCGCCGCCTTCGAGGTGCACGTGATCCTGCGGGCCCTCGGCGGGCCGCACCTTGACCTCGAGGTTGTAGAGCAGCCCCATGGACTCCTCCTTGATCTGCCCCATCATACCCTCGAAGAGGGTGAAGCCCTCGCGCTGGTACTCGACGAGCGGGTCTCGCTGCGCCATCGCGCGCAGGCCGATGCCCTCCTTGAGGTATTCCATCTCGTAGAGGTGGTCGCGCCAGCGGCGGTCGATGGTGGCCAGCACGACGCGGCGCTCGAGTTCGCGCATCGCCTCGCTGCCGAGGGTCTCCTCGCGCTTGGTGTACGCCACCTCGGCGTCGGAGAGGATCTCGCGGCGCAGGAACGCGCGATCCACGCGACGCGCCCCGCCGGCCTCGGCGACGAGCTCGTCGATGGTGAGGCCCACCGGGTAGACCTGGCGCAGGTCGTTGAACAGGGCGTCGAAGTCCCATTCGCCGTCGCGGCCGTGGGAGTCGAGGATCGCGTCGATCGTCTGCTCGCGGAACGCGTCGATGCGCGGCTCGATCTCTTCGCCGTCGAGGATCTGCTGGCGGTCGCTGTAGATCGCCTTGCGCTGGCGGTCGAGCACGTCGTCGTACTTGAGCACGTTCTTGCGGATCTCGGCGTTGCGCTGCTCGACCTGGCTCTGCGCGCTCTGGATGGCGCGCGACACGACCTTGGACTCGATGGCGAGATCGTCGGGGAAGCTGTCGCGGTTCATGAGCGCCGCCGCTGCGCCCGAGTTGAACAGGCGCATGAGGTCGTCGCCGAGCGACAGGTAGAAGCGGCTCTCGCCGGGGTCGCCCTGTCGGCCGGAGCGGCCGCGCAGCTGGTTGTCGATGCGCCGGGACTCGTGGCGCTCGGTGCCGAGCACGTAGAGGCCGCCGACCTCGATGACCTTCTCCGCCTCGGCGCTCACCGTCTCCTTGACGGCGGCGAAGACGTCGTCCCAGGCGGCCTCGTAGGCGTCGGGATCCTCGTCGGTCGAGAGGCCCCGGGAGGCCATCTCCTGCACGGCGAGGAACTCGGCGTTGCCGCCGAGCATGATGTCGGTGCCTCGGCCGGCCATGTTCGTGGCGACGGTCACCGACCCGAGGCGGCCCGCCTGCGCGATGATCGCGGCCTCGCGCGCGTGGTTCTTCGCGTTCAGCACCTCGTGGCGCACGCCGGCCTTCGCCAGCAGGCGCGAGAGGTACTCGCTCTTCTCGACGCTCGTGGTGCCGACCAGTACGGGCTGCCCCTTCTCGTAGCGCTCCGCGATGTCGACGACGACCTGGGCGAACTTCGCCTCCTCGTTCTTGTAGACGAGGTCGGGCTGGTCCTTGCGCTGCATCGAGCGGTTCGTCGGGATCGGCACGACGCCGAGCCCGTAGGTCGACATGAACTCGCTCGCCTCGGTCTCGGCCGTACCGGTCATGCCCGAGAGCTTCTCGTAGAGGCGGAAGTAGTTCTGCAGGGTGACGGTGGCGAGCATCTGGTTCTCGGCCTTGACCTGCACGCCCTCCTTGGCCTCGATCGCCTGGTGCATGCCCTCGTTGTAGCGGCGCCCGGCCAGGATGCGGCCGGTGTGCTCGTCGACGATCAGCACCTCGCCGTTGAGCACGACGTAGTCCTTGTCGCGGGTGAAGAGCGCCCGCGCCTTGATCGAGTTGTTGAGGAACGAGATGAGCGGGGTGTTCACCGACTCGTAGAGGTTGGTGATGCCGAGGTGATCCTCGACCTTCTCGATGCCGGGCTCGAGCACGCCGACGGTGCGCTTCTTCTCGTCGATCTCGAAGTCGACTCCCGGTTCGAGCTTGCGCGCGATCCGCGCGAACTCGGCGAACCACCGGTTGGCCTCGCCCGAGGCGGGGCCCGAGATGATGAGCGGGGTGCGGGCCTCGTCGATCAGGATCGAGTCGACCTCGTCGATGATCGCGAAGAAGTGGCCGCGCTGCACGCGCTCCGCCGCGGAGGAGGCCATGTTGTCGCGGAGGTAGTCGAAGCCGAACTCGTTGTTCGTGCCGTACGTGATGTCGGCGTTGTACTGCTCGCGACGGGTCGCGGGATCCTGGCCAGAGACGATGCAGCCGGTCGTGAGCCCGAGGGCGCGGAAGACGCGGCCCATGAGCTCGCTCTGGTAGGTCGCGAGGTAGTCGTTGACGGTGACGATGTGCACGCCCTTGCCGGCGAGGGCGTTCAGGTACGCCGGCATCGTCGCGACGAGGGTCTTGCCCTCACCGGTCTTCATCTCGGAGATGTTGCCGTTGTGCAGGTTCGCGCCGCCCATGATCTGCACGGGGAACGGGTTGAGCCCGATGGTGCGCTTGGCGGCTTCGCGCACGGCGGCGAAGGCTTCGGGGAGCAGGTCGTCGAGGGTCTCCCCCTTCTCGAGTCGCTCGCGGAACTCCGTGGTCTCTTCGCGAAGCTCCTCATCGCTGAGGTCTGCGAAGGTGCTCTCCAGATTCGCTACGAGCTTCGCCTGCCGCTCGAGCTTCTTCAGGATCCGTCCTTCACCGACGCGAAGAAGCTTCTCGAGAACTGTCGCCACGTTGTCTCTCCTGTACGTTCCGCGCGGTGTGGTTGCCCATGGTTCGGGGTCACCGCCGTTGCCACAATGTGACAACTCCTCAGCTTAGCAACGGCATGCTCCTCCCCGGCTGAGGAGATGCCAATATGGAGGCGGGATTCGTTTCCGCCCTTCGGAGCGCGAGTGCCCGCGTCGCGCATCTCGGAAGGAAGGACGCCATGCCGCCTGCAGCGGGTGAGGTACTGGTGGTGCTCCCCACGTACAACGAGCGGGCATCGCTGGCAGCGGTGGTGGCGGGCATCCGCGCGCACGTGCCGAGCGCCCGCATCCTCATCGTCGACGACGGCAGCCCCGACGGCACGGGCGACGCGGCGGACGAGCTGGCCGCCGAGGACGCGCACGTCGCCGTGCATCATCGCAGCGGCAAGCTGGGGCTCGGATCGGCGTATGTGCACGGGTTCGGCGCCGCCGAGCGGGGCGGGTACCGGTTCGTCGTCGCGATGGACTCCGACGGATCGCATCGGCCCGAGGATCTGCCGGCGCTCATGGCCGCCGCGCGTTCCGGCGCGGGCCTCGCGATCGGCACGCGGTGGATCGCGGGCGGGCGGATCGTCAACTGGCCGCTCATCCGCCGATGGATCTCGCGGGGCGGCACCGGGTTCGCGCGCGCGGTGCTCGGGTCGCAGTTGCACGATCTGACGAGCGGGTTCCGCGTGATCGAGCTCGACTGGCTGCGCCGCATCGATCTCGACGCGCTCGATTCGCAGGGGTACGGCTTCCAGGTGGAGACCGCCTGGCGGCTGGAGCAGCTCGGCTGCCCGATCGCGGAGGTGCCGATCACCTTCGTGGAGCGCGCCGACGGCCGGTCGAAGATGACGCTCGGCATCGTGCTCGAGGCGTTCGGCAATGTCGTGCGGTGGGGCTGGCGGGCGAGGCGGCAGCGCAGCACGGCCCGCTGAACGCGACGGAGCGGGGTCGCCGTCGGCGACCCCGCTCCGAATGCCCTCCGGCGGTGCGGTGATGCGGTGGTGCGGCGGCTCGGCCGGCGCTAGGCGGTCTCAGAGAGTGAGATCACGCCGTAGTTCCAGCCTTTGCGGCGGTACACCACGCTCGGGCTCCCGCCCTCCTCTTCGATGAAGAGGAAGAAGTCGTGGCCGACGAGCTCCATGCGGTCGACGGCGTCTTCGACGGCCATGCGCTCGGCGGGGAACTCCTTCGTGCGGATGACGACCGGCGAGTAGTCCTGCTCCTCCGAGTTCACCACCGGCACCTCGCCGGTGGCGACGGCCTCGAGCACTTCGAGGGGGGCGGGGGTGACGTCGATCATCTCGAAATCGTTCGCGGCGGCGTCCGCCAGCGAGGTGCGTCCGCGGCCTCGGCGATCCTGTCGCTTGTCCTTCATGCGACGGATGCGTTCGAGCACGCGCCCGTAGGCGATGTCGAACGCCGAGTACTTGTCTCCTCCGGCTGATTCAGCGCGGATCACGGGGCCCGGCCCGATGAGGGTGATCTCGACGTGATCACCGTGCTGGGGGCTCCGGTCGCTCTGCCGAGAGACTCTCACTTCGAACGCCTGCGCGCGGGGCAGCAGCCCCTCCACTTTGTCCGTCTTCGCTTCGACGTAGCTCTCGAAGCGATCGGTGATTCCGACGTTCTTGCCGCGGATGTTCACGTCCATGGTGACCTCCCTGAGTACTCGGGCGGGTGTGCCATCTGGCGCACCGTTACGCCTTTCTCGAACTCTACTCCACTCGCGCGACGCGTTTCCACCTCGGCAGAACTTCATCCGCTACTTCGCAGGTAGGCCCGCGGCATCGCGCCGTTCGGCCGTGCAGAGCGCGACGATCACCGCGACGCTCGCGCCCGCGCGCTCCAGCGCGTCTCGTGCCGCGCGCACGCTGGCGCCCGTCGTGATGATGTCGTCGACGAGCACGACGCGCCGGCCGTGGATGACCCGGCGGGCAGCGCGGCGGACGGCGATCCGCCGCGCATTGCGCTCCCGTTGCGCGGCGCGGAGGCCGACCTGGCCGACCCGGCCCCGGGTAGTGCGCAGCGCGCGGACGCGCAGTGCGGGTGCGCGCTGACGGCGGAGGGCCGAGGCGATGAGCAGGTCGAGGTGCCGGTACCCGCGCTCGCGCACCCCGCGGGGGCGGGAGGGCATCGCTACGACGAGCGGCGCTCCCGGCTCCCCTGGCGCGCCGGCCGGCGCCGAGGGCGCGGCGAGGCGGATGGCGCGCAGGAGCGGAGCGCGCAGCGCCTCTCCGAGCATGCGGCGGAAGCTCTCGCGGCCCCCGTGCTTGAACGCGACGAGCACGGCGCGAAGCGGCCCCTCGTACCGGCCGCGCACGATGCAGGGCAACCCGTCGAGCTCGCGCGCGAGCATCTCGGGAGGCTCCCCGATGCGCGCCCGGCACGATCGGCAGCACTCCCTGTCGGCCGCGCCGCAGCCGACGCACGCCGTCGGCCACACGAGGGCGGCGAGATCGAGCGCGAGCTCGCGAAGCCGGAGCGAGGGCCGCAGCGGGGTCGGCGACAGGGGAGACGACGGAGGCGGTGGCGGGGTGCGAGCGGTCATGCCTCCAGCATCGCGGGCCGCGCCGCCCGATCCAGCCGTTGCGCGGAGGCGGTGGACAACTGCGGCGGTGAGCGGCGGCGGCAGACCTGTGCGCGGTGATCCGGGCGCCGCCGGCGACTCGGAGGCCGCCGGAGCGCAGCACTCAGCCGTGCTTGGCGAGCAGCTCGATGCCCGTCAGCGCCCGCTGCCACCCGCTCCCCTGCGAGGCGTAGAGATCGCCCTTCGCGCTCAGCACGCGCAGCTGCGAGCGCGCCGAGCCGCCCGCGACCTGCGCACCGCCCTGCACGCCGCCCTGCTCGACCGGGATCAGGCCGACGCCCCCGATGGTCACCCGACTGGTCGCATCGACCTTCGAGAGCGCGGCGAAGCGCGTCTGCCCCACCCAGTCCAGGTCGACGGGGGCCCCGCTCGTCCAGAGCTGCACGTCGGCCTCGTCAGTGGTGCGCACCGGGGCTCCCTCGGCGTCGCGCTCGACGCCTGCGACGAGCACCTGACTCCCCTGCTCGTCGCTCACGAGCGCCGCCACCCGCATCCCGTCGGGCGAGAGTCGCATCGCGACCGGGGTGCGCCCGGCGAGCCAGGGGGCCGGCACATCCGTCGCCGTGCCGTCGCGCGTCGTCGCCCGCAGCGTCTGCGGAGACGACGCCTGCACCGTCCAGACGTAGTCGAAGACGTCGAACATCGGCGCGAGCAGACCGGCGCGCGGGTCGATCGGCACGACGCCGAGGGCATCCACCCGGGTCACGCCCTGGGCGTTGCGGAGCGCCGCCGCCGACGCGTCGGCGTTCAGCGTGATCGCACTCGGCTCGTACTCGCCCAGCGACGTCGCGAACCCGGTCATCGCCACGAACTGGCCCGCGACGATCGTGCCGAACTGATCGCCGACGAGCAGGGCGGGATCGGTGACGTCGTTGAGCAGACGCGGCACGCCCGCATCGCTCCGCTCCTCGGAGCGGATCTCCGTGCCCTCCGCCGACAGGTCGTAGCCGTTGACGCTCTGCACCGTCTGCAGGCTCAGCCGCAGCTGCTGCCGCACCTCCGCCATCGCCGTCGGGCTCGCCTCCAGCAGATTGCCCGAGAGATCGATCTGCGCTCGGCCGTTCTCGATCGGCACGGAGCCCGTGACGAGCGTCGTGCCCGTCGGGAAGCCGCTGTGCAGCACGCCCGACATGCGCTCGCCCGGCCCTCCGAGCAGTGCGCTGACGATCTCGGTCGGCAGCGCCGCCCGCGTCATGAACCAGCGGGTCTCGGGCACCATGATCTCGCCCGGGCCGACGAAGTACAGCTGATGCGGGGCCCAGATGGTGGTGAACGTCGTGGTGTCGAGAATGATGCCGTTCGGCGCCGATGCGATGCGCCACTCGCCTCCGATGCGCTCCAGCTCGAAGCGCAGCTCGGTGTTCGCCCCGGGCTCGACCGGAAGCATGAAGCCCTCGGCGTCGACCTTGGCCTGAGCCGAGATCTCGAGGGTGCCCGATCCGTCGTCGTTCGCGGTGTACGGCCGGCTGCCGTCGTCGACGAGCACGTTGGACGACGGGTCCCACTGCTTCGCGTAGTCGGGCGCGAGGAACTCGCGGGCGGTGGCGTAGTCGTCGGCGCTCGAGACGGCCGCAAGCACGAAGCCGCGCACGACGTCCTCCTGCGACGAGCCGGCCGCTGGGCCCGCCGCGTTGAACTGCACGGGCTGCTCGGCCTGCTGCAGATCCTCGGCCCCGGCCCGCACCGGCCCCGAACTCGGAATCGCGTTGCACGCCGTGAGCATGAGCGACGCGGCGGCGAGGATGACCGCCGCCGCCCGCGCGCGGCTCCGGAAACGCTTCATCTTCTGCCTTCCTTCCGAATGCGTCGCCCCGGCCGCCGCAACCACCCGCCGGTCACCCGGGGATCGCCCTGGTCGCCGGCGATGTCGTCGGGGATGAGCGGCAGCGGCGACATGAAGTCGGTGATGCTCTCGCCGCGGGGCAGCGTCAGTCTGAAGTTCGTTCCGACGCCGAGCTGCGACCACGCCTCCAGGATGCCGCCGTGCACCGCCGCATCCTCCTGAGCGATCGCGAGCCCGAGGCCCGTGCCGCCCAGCGTGCGCTTGCGCGACGGATCGGCGCGCCAGAAGCGGTCGAACACGTGCGCCAGATCCTCCTCGCGCATCCCGATGCCCCAGTCGCGCACCGACAGCGAGATGGCGCTGGCGTTCGAATCGATCGAGACCAGGATGCTGCGCCCCTCGCCGTGCTCGATGGCGTTGCCGACCAGGTTCGACACGATGCGGCGGATGCGCCGGGCGTCCACATCGATCGGGGCGTAGCCGCCGAGCGCGCGCACCTCGATGATGCCGCGCGAGAGCGGCTGCAGCCCCTCCACCACCTCGGTCGCGAGCGAGACGAGGTTCGTCGGCTCCGTCTCGAGCGTGACCCGCCCCGCGTCGTATCGCGAGATCTCGAGCAGGTCCTCGAGGAGCGACTCGAAGCGGTCGATCTGCGCGCCGAGCACCTCGACGGCGCGCTGCTGGCCCGGTTCGAGTCCCTGCGTGCTGCTCTGGAGCACCTGGCTGGCGAGGCGCACCGTGGTCAGCGGGGTGCGCAGCTCGTGCGAGACGTCCGAGACGAAGCGCTGCTGCATCTCCGACAGCTGATCGAGCTCGCCGATGCGCATCTGCAGGGTCTCCGCCATGTCGTTGAAGCCCTCCGAGAGCACGTCGAAGTGCTCGTCGTTCTGCAGCGGCATGCGCGCATCGCTCTCCCCCGACGCGAGACGGCGACTCGCCGCCGCCGCCGAACGGATGGGCCGGAAGACGATCCGCGACATGATCCATACGAGCACGCCGATGAAGGCCATCATCGCGGCCGCCGTGATCAGCAGGGTGCGCTGCACGAACGACAGCGTGTCCTGCGTATCGGCGAGGTTGTAGCCGATGAAGAGATCGTAGGTTC
It encodes the following:
- the secA gene encoding preprotein translocase subunit SecA encodes the protein MATVLEKLLRVGEGRILKKLERQAKLVANLESTFADLSDEELREETTEFRERLEKGETLDDLLPEAFAAVREAAKRTIGLNPFPVQIMGGANLHNGNISEMKTGEGKTLVATMPAYLNALAGKGVHIVTVNDYLATYQSELMGRVFRALGLTTGCIVSGQDPATRREQYNADITYGTNNEFGFDYLRDNMASSAAERVQRGHFFAIIDEVDSILIDEARTPLIISGPASGEANRWFAEFARIARKLEPGVDFEIDEKKRTVGVLEPGIEKVEDHLGITNLYESVNTPLISFLNNSIKARALFTRDKDYVVLNGEVLIVDEHTGRILAGRRYNEGMHQAIEAKEGVQVKAENQMLATVTLQNYFRLYEKLSGMTGTAETEASEFMSTYGLGVVPIPTNRSMQRKDQPDLVYKNEEAKFAQVVVDIAERYEKGQPVLVGTTSVEKSEYLSRLLAKAGVRHEVLNAKNHAREAAIIAQAGRLGSVTVATNMAGRGTDIMLGGNAEFLAVQEMASRGLSTDEDPDAYEAAWDDVFAAVKETVSAEAEKVIEVGGLYVLGTERHESRRIDNQLRGRSGRQGDPGESRFYLSLGDDLMRLFNSGAAAALMNRDSFPDDLAIESKVVSRAIQSAQSQVEQRNAEIRKNVLKYDDVLDRQRKAIYSDRQQILDGEEIEPRIDAFREQTIDAILDSHGRDGEWDFDALFNDLRQVYPVGLTIDELVAEAGGARRVDRAFLRREILSDAEVAYTKREETLGSEAMRELERRVVLATIDRRWRDHLYEMEYLKEGIGLRAMAQRDPLVEYQREGFTLFEGMMGQIKEESMGLLYNLEVKVRPAEGPQDHVHLEGGGLEAEQATDQSKLSYSAPNEDGAPAVTGADEPKAGAGKPAQQARGAFGQQSGNGSTNRADRRSAKKK
- a CDS encoding GerMN domain-containing protein, whose protein sequence is MKRFRSRARAAAVILAAASLMLTACNAIPSSGPVRAGAEDLQQAEQPVQFNAAGPAAGSSQEDVVRGFVLAAVSSADDYATAREFLAPDYAKQWDPSSNVLVDDGSRPYTANDDGSGTLEISAQAKVDAEGFMLPVEPGANTELRFELERIGGEWRIASAPNGIILDTTTFTTIWAPHQLYFVGPGEIMVPETRWFMTRAALPTEIVSALLGGPGERMSGVLHSGFPTGTTLVTGSVPIENGRAQIDLSGNLLEASPTAMAEVRQQLRLSLQTVQSVNGYDLSAEGTEIRSEERSDAGVPRLLNDVTDPALLVGDQFGTIVAGQFVAMTGFATSLGEYEPSAITLNADASAAALRNAQGVTRVDALGVVPIDPRAGLLAPMFDVFDYVWTVQASSPQTLRATTRDGTATDVPAPWLAGRTPVAMRLSPDGMRVAALVSDEQGSQVLVAGVERDAEGAPVRTTDEADVQLWTSGAPVDLDWVGQTRFAALSKVDATSRVTIGGVGLIPVEQGGVQGGAQVAGGSARSQLRVLSAKGDLYASQGSGWQRALTGIELLAKHG
- the hpf gene encoding ribosome hibernation-promoting factor, HPF/YfiA family, with the translated sequence MDVNIRGKNVGITDRFESYVEAKTDKVEGLLPRAQAFEVRVSRQSDRSPQHGDHVEITLIGPGPVIRAESAGGDKYSAFDIAYGRVLERIRRMKDKRQDRRGRGRTSLADAAANDFEMIDVTPAPLEVLEAVATGEVPVVNSEEQDYSPVVIRTKEFPAERMAVEDAVDRMELVGHDFFLFIEEEGGSPSVVYRRKGWNYGVISLSETA
- a CDS encoding polyprenol monophosphomannose synthase, producing MPPAAGEVLVVLPTYNERASLAAVVAGIRAHVPSARILIVDDGSPDGTGDAADELAAEDAHVAVHHRSGKLGLGSAYVHGFGAAERGGYRFVVAMDSDGSHRPEDLPALMAAARSGAGLAIGTRWIAGGRIVNWPLIRRWISRGGTGFARAVLGSQLHDLTSGFRVIELDWLRRIDLDALDSQGYGFQVETAWRLEQLGCPIAEVPITFVERADGRSKMTLGIVLEAFGNVVRWGWRARRQRSTAR
- a CDS encoding ComF family protein; the protein is MTARTPPPPPSSPLSPTPLRPSLRLRELALDLAALVWPTACVGCGAADRECCRSCRARIGEPPEMLARELDGLPCIVRGRYEGPLRAVLVAFKHGGRESFRRMLGEALRAPLLRAIRLAAPSAPAGAPGEPGAPLVVAMPSRPRGVRERGYRHLDLLIASALRRQRAPALRVRALRTTRGRVGQVGLRAAQRERNARRIAVRRAARRVIHGRRVVLVDDIITTGASVRAARDALERAGASVAVIVALCTAERRDAAGLPAK